tcaaaataattatgccgaccaGTGTACTTATAAAGTAATATATGGTATTCCCCTTTCTGATGTTTACTGTACCaaatagagcttgaaaaatatagataattttttatttctcgatattttatttgtatttttcatttaaaacatcgatattatcgaatcaataCTGTCAAACTATCGAaagtatcgataattttcaagcactAGTACCCAAGCCAAATGATTATAATCCGAGATTTGAGAGTGGAGGCACAACCACGACCTGAATCGAGTTACTGATTGGTCTGGGCAAGATGCCAGCTCAGTGATTTAGTTTGATCTTATCTGATGTATCCTATTTTTTACTTATAATCCTTGTAATTACCATGCCAATTTGCTAATCCTTTTAATATCATCTAGGTGCTGCTTGAGCATGGAGCCGGCATCAACACCCACTCGAACGAGTTCAAGGAGAGCGCCCTCACACTTGCCTGCTACAAGGGTCACCTGGACATGGTGCGGTTCCTGCTGCAGGCAGGTGCCGATCAGGAGCACAAGACCGACGAAATGCATACGGCCCTCATGGAGGCTTCAATGGACGGCCATGTTGAGGTGGCGCGTCTGCTTCTCGACTCCGGTGCCCAGGTGAACATGCCCACGGATTCGTTCGAGTCTCCTCTTACCCTCGCCGCCTGCGGTGGCCACGTGGAGTTGGCCACCCTGCTGATCGAGCGAGGCGCCAACATTGAGGAGGTCAACGACGAGGGCTACACTCCGCTCATGGAAGCTGCTCGCGAGGGACACGAGGAAATGGTGGCCCTGCTGCTCAGCAAGGGTGCGAATATCAATGCCACGACCGAGGAAACCCAGGAGACGGCCCTTACGCTCGCCTGCTGCGGTGGCTTCAGCGAGGTGGCCGCCTTTCTGATCAAGGAGGGCGCCAACCTCGAACTGGGCGCTTCCACACCGCTCATGGAGGCCTCGCAGGAGGGCCACACCGATCTGGTGCGCTTCCTGCTGAAGAACAAGGCCAATGTTCATGCCGAGACTCAAACAGGCGACACAGCTTTGACGCACGCCTGCGAGAACGGGCACACGGATGCGGCCGGTGTGCTTCTATCCTACGGAGCTGAGCTGGAGCACGAGTCCGAGGGCGGGCGAACGCCTCTGATGAAGGCCTGTCGCGCCGGACACCTTTGCACCGTCAAGTTCCTCATCCAGAAGGGCGCCAATGTCAACAAGCAGACCACCAGCAATGACCACACTGCCCTGTCGCTCGCCTGTGCCGGCGGTCATCAGTCTGTGGTGGAGTTGCTGCTGAAGAACAACGCCGATCCGTTCCACAAGCTGAAGGACAACAGCACCATGCTGATCGAGGCCTCCAAGGGTGGACACACCCGCGTGGTCGAGCTGCTCTTCCGCTACCCCAACATCTCGCCCACGGAAATGGCAGCGGCTGCGAATGCCAACCAGGCGGCGGCCGCCACCACCTCGCAGGCTGGACCGAATCAGATGCGGCAGAAGATCATGAAGCAACAGCTGCAGCATCAGTTGCAGCAGCTCAACGCTCCGCCCGGCTTGCATGAATTGTCGGAGGCGGCGCGAGCCTCCAACCAGCAACATTTCCACCAGCAGCAGTTCAGCAGTGCCGGCAACGGATCCTCCAATATCGTGGCAATGGGTACGGGGGATTTCCTGGACGCTGGCGAGCTGCAGCTCACGGCGACGGCGGGAATGGGCGCAGGAGCTGGAACCAGCACCACCGGAAGTGAGGCTGGCATGGAGGAGTATGGCGAAGTAGGAGGAATCGATCTGACCACCCTCGGTGCTCAGCAGCAGGAAGGCCTCATTGCCAAGTCGCGACTGTTTCACCTGCAGCCGGGAttcgagcagcagcaacaacagcagcagcagcagcagccacataCAGCCGGTCAGCACCAGTTGGTGCCGTGCAAGCACTTTGATCTGGACATGGAGCACATTAATTCCCTGCAGCCACCGCAAAAGGCGCCGCCAGCACCGCCGGTACTCTTCCACACCGTTTGCCAGCAGCCTGTgatgcagcaacaacagcagcagcagcagcaacccaaGCTGAAGTCGAACATACTCCCGGGCAACCGGAATCGGGCAATGAAAACCGGCGAGGTGATGGAGTTCATCGACTGTCCactggagcagcagcaacagctggGAGAGCAGGTGCGTTCGCAGCCCCTGGGTGAGGATGGCAAGGCACCGCAGTTCGCATGCGCTGGCGAGGATCCGCGGCTGCAACGCCGACGCGGCTTTATGCCGGAGCTGAAGAAGGGTGAACTGCCGCcggagagcagcagcagtgaCCCTAACGAGCTAGCCCTCAAAGGTGGGTTACAATCTTTTAAGAAtatgtttgaatttttattaatattaactaCGATCTGCCAACAGGAGCCGACAACAATCAGCCCGTTCCGATAGCACTGGACAATAGTGGCTGCGTCCAGATCCCAGCCGTAAGTATTTCTCATAcagatgaaaatatatatcctcTATAACTTGCTTGCAACTTTTAGCGAAACTCTGGCGGAGCCATTACCCATTCCTCGGAAGTTCTTCAGAGCACAGCCATCAGCGACAGGCCCAAGGTAAAGGCCACCAACAAGAGCAACCGGAAGcaggcagccgcagcagcagcagctgcagcagcagcggcggcagcggcagcagcagctgcccaGCATGCCCAGCAAGTATTGCCCAATCTGCAGCAGAACCCGATGGTGTCGATCTACAATAACCTGGTGAGTGAAGCTAatcttttctaaaatcaactatattaatttacataaatCAATCGTTTTATAGCACATGCAGCAGTCGCATCTGCAACTCCAGCAGCATTTGCAAATGCACCATCAGCGAGTTGCACTGGACAATGCAgcggctgcagcagcagcggcagcttcAACCGCCAACATGGCCTACTCCAACTCGCCGGCTTCTCCGCTCGCCTCGCCCACTGGCAGCGGCAACTATGtcgatcagcagcagcagcagcagcagtcctTGGATGTAGCCCTGCAGCACAAGTCGGCCATGGACGACTTTCGTGGCATGCTGGAAACGGCGGTGAATGGGTCGCGGGGCAGGAAAGACCTCGCTCTGAACACTCCCCAGTTGAACTTCTTCAAGGACGGCTGGCATATGGTGGGAGTGCACAATTTCTTCGGCGATCAGCCAAAGTCGCCCACTGAGACGCCGCCGGAGATGGAGGAGACCACCATGTCGTCGCCAACCGAAGCAGAACCTCGGGCCGAGATGAAGAACCTGGCCACGCTCTGCTcggctgcagcagctgctgctgctgtggctgcGGCCAACAAGGAGCAGGACGAGATGAGTTCGGGCCTCGAGAGCGAATGCGACGATGATGCCGagggaggaggtggaggtgcTGGTGGCGATAGCGAGGAGAACACACTGCCGCCAGAGCCCATTGAATTGGCAGCCGCTTTGCGCGAAGACGGCATCATTgtggaggaagaggaggatgacgaggaggaggaggacgatgaTGACGAGGAGCAGGACACCAACAGCGGGGAGATCGATAAGCTCAACTACGATGATGAAGATGCCGAGGTGGACAACGATGGTGAAGTGGACTACATCGACGAGGACGAAGGCGGTGGCGAGGGTGAGGGTGAGGGTGAGGACGAGGAAGACGAAGCAGACGATGATGAGTTCTTCCTCGATGAGGCGGACAGTGATCAAGGTGctggcaacaacaataacaacaataactcAAAGAGCGGTGCCAGTTCACTGCCCTTGAAGCAGCGCAAAATGAACACCCGGCTGGAGAACCTAATCCTCACCTCGCAAACCCTTTGCGACTTCCCGCCCGAACTAACCAACTCGGAGCTGGTCCATGTTCTGCCCCAAATCAGCAATCTCAAGGCGGCGGCCAGCAGCAATGCGGCGCTGAACAGCGtgctccagcagcagctggcGGCGGCCACCGCGGCAGCAGCTCACGCCAAAGCGGTTGCAGTCCACCAGAAGCAGCAGCTTCATCAGCAAGTGGAGGGCGATCAGCAATGCGGTGAGTCAAAATATAGGGAAATTCTGTGAGCTCTTTACTTATTACTTATTTCCTTGCAGAAGATGATGGCGGCGCTAGTGCAAATGAGTTGTATTCCGGCTTGGAGCACTTTGCAAATGATGGCGAAATGGAGGATATATTCCAGGCAAGTTAAATTCAGCAAgagaattaaaaatgttaattgattttgctaaacaaataatttgacAATAAAGTTTATACGATATTATTATTTCGAAGCAAGAACGAATAAAAATGTCTATAACTCGACACCTTGAAAAAGCCCAAATTAAGCTCAATTgctttatataataataataataaaatagccTAAAAAATAaccacatttatttaaaacttattgcAGGAATTGGCCAGTAGCCTAAACTACCCAGAGCTGGCCGAGTTTAGCCTGAATCAGATGTGCAAGGGCAGGTTTGCTGGCAACTGGGCGCAGTCGTCGGCCAAGTGGACAGGTCAGGAGCAGTTGGTGGGCGTGGTCAGGTCGCCGGGTCTCATTAACCCGGGCGATGTGCCGCAGGATGCCCAGCGACAGGCAAACCTCGTCCTCTTGGACTATCCCATgcagcaaaacatccagctaGAGCAGCGACTCCTCGATGCTGAGGAAATGCACCTGCAGGTGTGTTGAAGAACTATAAAAGTTGTGATCTACAGTATTCTTATTCATTTGTTATTTTATCCccacagcaacaccagcaaacTCCGCTTTCCTTACTCCCCTTCACGGatgatcagcagcagcagcttcacCATCCAGACGTCTATCAGCACCAGCAGCTCGCCTTGGAAAACGATCCGGAGCTAAAGCAGCAGCTTCAGCAGTACTCCAATGCGCGCATCATCAAGGCTGTGGCTGCCCAGcatcaacatcagcagcagcagcagccggccACCAACTTTGTCTACAACGTGGAGAGCGGCGACAAGAATGCTCCGCCCGTGCAGTTGCTCTTCCAGTTGCCTCCCAATATGGCCCAGCAGCATCAGACGCAACAGCAGACTGTTGTCGGGGAGCCCCTCaccgaacagcagcagcagcagttgcacgCCGAGCAGGCCCATCTCTTTCAGCATCGAACCGGCGGCCAGCGTCCGCCCACCCAGAGTGAACTAGAGCAGGTGGCCCAGGAGCTGCTGCTCCAAAGGAGCGGCCAGTTGCCAGCCGGAGCTCCCGTCGTCGGTGTCCAGGCTCTGCCGCTCAAGCAAAAGCACTTTAACCTGCAGGAACAGCTGCTCCTTCATCCGCCGCCGCATATGCAGGCGCCTGTGTCCTGTGTCCAGCATCAGGTGGCCACGCAGACGCACCCGGCTTCTGTCGTAGTGCCGCAGCCCGCCGTTGGACAGTATACCCAATTCGCCCTGCAGccaccgcagcagcaacagcagctgcagcagaacGAACTCTCCATTTGGCCCATGGGCACACCTACTCCCACGCCCAGCAGCGGTGTCAGCGCCACCAAGTCGATGCCCGGCGGCATTGCCAAGAAGGCCATTGACAAGCAGTCGCGCAAGGATCGCCGCTGTGTGATGCGTCAGACACCGGCAGGCAGTCAAGGTGGGTTATCCCTAAAATCtctttctttttatacccttgcataaggtattatgatttatttatgagACGTTTTTGAccccataaatatatatattctttatcagcatcactagacaagtcgatctagccatgccgTCTGTCCgtacgtctgtccgtctgtccgtccgtaaactagtctctcagttttaaagctatcggtctaaaactttcccaaaagtcttctttctttgCAGGAAATAATTATATcgtttttgatatttattacattttttttctgttctctGGGATATAAATTttccttaacatttaaaaatttctaattaaatattatagctgccatagaaaagatcaaaaaattaatgtcgaAATAATATGAAAGCAATATACGGCACAAACGTAGCTTAAGGCCACAGCAGCTATAGCTACTATTAAATACCAAGGTTATAGGCAATTTATAATTCCCTATTTAACCTgacaatacataaataaataaatatgaaagcaGATAGATCGTAaagtaaatctaaatttaatgtttttgtaagTTAGTAGGACTAATCTGCAATTTTATCACTTACTCAACTAATTTAAACTCTACTCTTTTGCATACAGTAAACACCAACCAGCATCAACAACCGCAGGTCGCCACAGCGCAGCAGCAGGCGCAACTGCAGAACCAGTTGGCCGTCGCGACCACCGTGAGTGTGGACAAGACCATCGAGATTGATTCGGAGACGGAGTCGAACCACGACACCGCCTTAACACTGGCCTGTGCCGGCGGTCACGAGGAGCTCGTTGAACTGCTGATCAATCGGGGAGCGAACATTGAGCACCGCGACAAGAAGGGATTCACGCCGCTCATCCTCGCGGCCACCGCTGGTCACGACAAGGTCGTCGACATTCTGCTCAAGCACAGCGCCGAATTGGAGGCCCAGTCGGAGCGCACCAAGGATACTCCCCTTTCGCTGGCCTGTTCCGGCGGTCGCTACGAGGTCGTCGAACTTCTGCTCAGTGTGGGTGCCAACAAGGAGCACCGCAATGTATCGGACTACACGCCACTCAGCCTGGCCGCAAGCGGTGGCTATGTGAACATCATTAAGCTGCTGCTCAGCCATGGAGCGGAGATCAATTCGCGCACCGGCAGCAAGCTGGGCATCTCCCCTCTAATGCTGGCCGCCATGAATGGTCACACGCCGGCGGTTAAGCTGCTGCTGGATCAGGGATCCGACATAAATGCCCAGATCGAGACGAATCGCAATACGGCGCTGACCTTGGCCTGCTTCCAGGGCAGGCATGAGGTCGTCAGTCTTCTGCTCGACCGGCGGGCCAATGTGGAGCATCGGGCCAAGACGGGACTGACTCCTCTAATGGAAGCCGCCTCGGGCGGTTACATAGAGGTCGGCCGTGTTTTGCTGGATAAGGGAGCGGATGTGAATGCTGCCCCTGTGCCCACGTCCAGGGATACGGCTCTCACCATTGCCGCCGACAAGGGCCACCAGAAGTTCGTGGAGCTGCTACTCTCGCGGAATGCCAGCGTGGAGGTGAAGAACAAGAAGGGCAACTCGCCGCTCTGGCTGGCTGCCCACGGCGGTCACCTCAGTGTAGTGGAGCTGCTGTACGACCACAATGCCGACATTGACTCGCAGGACAATCGACGCGTCTCCTGCCTGATGGCCGCCTTCCGCAAGGGTCACACCAAGATCGTCAAGTGGATGGTGCAGTATGTGTCGCAGTTCCCCTCCGACCAGGAGATGATCCGCTTCATTGGCACCATTAGCGACAAGGAGCTGATCGACAAGTGCTACGACTGCATGAAGATCCTGCGCAGCGCCAAGGAGGCCCAGGCCGTCAAGGCCAACAAGAATGCCTCCATACTGCTCGAGGAGCTCGATCTGGAGCGGACGCGCGAGGAGAGCCGCAAGGCGGCCGCCGCCCGTCGCCGTGAgcgcaagaagaagaagaagatggagaagaaggaggagaagcGCCGCCAGCAGCAGGGAAGCGGTGCTGGAAATGGTGACGATATGCAGggcgatgacgatgatggTAGCGACAAGGATGATGATTCCGACAAGGAcgacgaggatgaggaggcAGCGCCAACCACCGCCCGCGAGGAGGGCGACTCGGGCATCGATCAGGGCTCCTGCTCCAGCGGCGACACCAAAAATGGTCGACTGGGTGCCGCCCAGGCTGCCGAAGCAACCAGCAATTCCGGTTCGAGCAACAATCAGGGAAAGAAAAGCAAGAAGCAGCCGAAGAACAAGTCGGTAGCGGTGGTATCGGAACCAGTTGTGGCAACCACTACTCCCGTAATCTCCTCGAGCACCACTTCCGTACTCAAGGGCATCTCCGTGAAGAAGCAACCGGCTGTGGAAGTAGTGAAGCAGCAGGCTCCTGTCGCCACAGCTCCTGTGAAGCGACAGCTGGAGGTGAAGAAAGAAGAACCATCTGTTGTgaagaagaaggaggagaagagcagcagcagcagctccaccaGCAATAAGCGAGAGAAGGAGAACCTGGCGCCCAAGGAGGTCACGCTGCCAGCCAAGCAGCAGCCCAGTAACTCCAGCAACTCCAGCAAACTGCAGAGCAGCGAGTCCGCCAGCAAcattagcagcagcagcaccaccaacgCAACCACCACCCGTAAAGAAGTGGCTAAACCAGGGTCACAAACTGCGAGCAGCACCAGCTTGAATCCCTCTGCCAAGCGCAGCGAAGTCGATGGCTGGAAGGAAGTGGTGCGCAAGAGCAGCACACAGCAGACCACAGCGGTGGGAGCAAGTGGAGCACCGCTGCCTGCGGTAGCCACCAGTTCGACCACCAGCGTGCAGCACCATCCGCATCACCAGCATCACCATTTGGCCAACAGTTCCAGCAACAGCTCGAGTTCTCTGGGCGCAACGGGCGCCACCTCATCGGCATCATCCGTGCCCGAGATGACCTGCAAGAAGGTGCAGGTGCCGGTGAACGCCATTTCCCGGGTGATTGGACGGggcggcagcaacatcaacgccATTCGCGCCACCACCGGTGCCCACATCGAGGTGGAGAAGCAGGGCAAGAACCAATCGGAGCGATGCATAACGATCAAGGGCCTAACCGATGCCACCAAGCAGGCACATATGCTTATCCTGGCTCTCATCAAGGATCCCGATGTGGATATACTGCAAATGCTGCCGCGGATTAACAGCAGCATCAAGCAGGCAAATGCTCCCATGACCGTTGGAACCTGGGATAATCGCACCGCAGCGGGTGCGGTGAATGCTTACACCTTTTCGTCGGCCGCATCCACCACCTCCACGTCGTCCAGCTCGTCGGCCAGCTCGACTACAACGCCGGCGGGAGCTGCTGCCTACAGTAATGCGCACAAGCAGCCGCTGCAGCCAGTGAAGGCTGCGAGTGGAAGGTCCTCGGCCACTGTCAAGTCCAACGGCAGTAGTTCCAAGGTTTCTTCGGGTGCGGGTGCCTCGGGTGGATCCAGTGGTTCCCGCAgaggtggcggcggcggcggaggaggcggctATCTCAGTCAACAGCAACCTGGTCGCAGCTCCTCGAATGGCGTGGCCAAGAGCAAGACGGAGAGCTCAACGAAATCCCTGCCAGCTGCACAGAAGAGCAGCAGCACCTCGCTGGCTAGCAAATCGTCGTCGACTGTGGCTCCCGGAGCTCAGAACTTTGCCAAGGCAGCGGCCATTGCACAGTCGTCGCCTAAAAAAGCTGAAGGAGGCGCAGTTTCTGCGATGATCGGCTCTGCCGGCGGACGCAGCAGCGGTGTGGTGGCTCCATTTGGACGGGGCAAACCTGTCGCTGGCCAAGGAGCAGCTGCAAATGCGGCGGCTTCGAATGTGGCCCAGCtgggaagtggaagtggaagcgGCAGTAGCAACATATTGGCTGGACCAATTGGCACCTTTAATGTGGCGGATGTGGCCGCCGTGAATGCAGCAGCTGCAGTGAAACCCATTGCACCCATTGCACCACCCAGTAAGCGAGTGGGCTCTCCCATTCaagcccagcagcagcagcaacagcagcaaccgcaacagcagcagcaacagcagcaaccgcagcagcaacagcaaccacaGCAACAGCCAGCTCAGCAGGCAACACTTCCTGGCTCACAGCCACAACAGCAACCGCAGCAACAAGCTcctcaacagcaacagcagcaacaaccccAGCAACAGCCACCGCAACCACAAACCGCCCAGCAAAACCTGGTGATCAACACAAACCTGCTGAACGACCTGATGGCCGCCAGTGCAGCCGGCAACACGGCCAGCGATAGCTTCAGTGCCCAGCTGGCCGCCAAGTTGTCCAGCGCCTATTCCCTGTTCAGTGACTACCAGCAATCACAGTGGGGCAAGCTGGGTGATCCTGGAATTGGAGGCGGAGCAGGTG
This portion of the Drosophila takahashii strain IR98-3 E-12201 chromosome 3R, DtakHiC1v2, whole genome shotgun sequence genome encodes:
- the mask gene encoding ankyrin repeat and KH domain-containing protein mask isoform X4; its protein translation is MVDRPYISALFQNLTKAMIRSFRSSVDFLLHSIVHILLAFLCLRPDLLDDIPESDPDSCPHEGEVREDEDETEEESEDSDESEGDDEEDEEEIDVLQDNDADDEEIDDEDEEEDAPEVSSFLMDANNKRSSNLTALLEAAANEKAPVLRHATHAIDETKQALTKMRCANSPRDKNSGFSRSLVAACTDNDVNTVKRLLCKGNVNLNDAAASTDDGESLLSMACSAGYYELAQVLLAMSAAQVEDKGQKDSTPLMEAASAGHLDIVKLLLNHNADVNAHCATGNTPLMFACAGGQVDVVKVLLKHGANVEEQNENGHTPLMEAASAGHVEVAKVLLEHGAGINTHSNEFKESALTLACYKGHLDMVRFLLQAGADQEHKTDEMHTALMEASMDGHVEVARLLLDSGAQVNMPTDSFESPLTLAACGGHVELATLLIERGANIEEVNDEGYTPLMEAAREGHEEMVALLLSKGANINATTEETQETALTLACCGGFSEVAAFLIKEGANLELGASTPLMEASQEGHTDLVRFLLKNKANVHAETQTGDTALTHACENGHTDAAGVLLSYGAELEHESEGGRTPLMKACRAGHLCTVKFLIQKGANVNKQTTSNDHTALSLACAGGHQSVVELLLKNNADPFHKLKDNSTMLIEASKGGHTRVVELLFRYPNISPTEMAAAANANQAAAATTSQAGPNQMRQKIMKQQLQHQLQQLNAPPGLHELSEAARASNQQHFHQQQFSSAGNGSSNIVAMGTGDFLDAGELQLTATAGMGAGAGTSTTGSEAGMEEYGEVGGIDLTTLGAQQQEGLIAKSRLFHLQPGFEQQQQQQQQQQPHTAGQHQLVPCKHFDLDMEHINSLQPPQKAPPAPPVLFHTVCQQPVMQQQQQQQQQPKLKSNILPGNRNRAMKTGEVMEFIDCPLEQQQQLGEQVRSQPLGEDGKAPQFACAGEDPRLQRRRGFMPELKKGELPPESSSSDPNELALKGADNNQPVPIALDNSGCVQIPARNSGGAITHSSEVLQSTAISDRPKVKATNKSNRKQAAAAAAAAAAAAAAAAAAAQHAQQVLPNLQQNPMVSIYNNLHMQQSHLQLQQHLQMHHQRVALDNAAAAAAAAASTANMAYSNSPASPLASPTGSGNYVDQQQQQQQSLDVALQHKSAMDDFRGMLETAVNGSRGRKDLALNTPQLNFFKDGWHMVGVHNFFGDQPKSPTETPPEMEETTMSSPTEAEPRAEMKNLATLCSAAAAAAAVAAANKEQDEMSSGLESECDDDAEGGGGGAGGDSEENTLPPEPIELAAALREDGIIVEEEEDDEEEEDDDDEEQDTNSGEIDKLNYDDEDAEVDNDGEVDYIDEDEGGGEGEGEGEDEEDEADDDEFFLDEADSDQGAGNNNNNNNSKSGASSLPLKQRKMNTRLENLILTSQTLCDFPPELTNSELVHVLPQISNLKAAASSNAALNSVLQQQLAAATAAAAHAKAVAVHQKQQLHQQVEGDQQCEDDGGASANELYSGLEHFANDGEMEDIFQELASSLNYPELAEFSLNQMCKGRFAGNWAQSSAKWTGQEQLVGVVRSPGLINPGDVPQDAQRQANLVLLDYPMQQNIQLEQRLLDAEEMHLQQHQQTPLSLLPFTDDQQQQLHHPDVYQHQQLALENDPELKQQLQQYSNARIIKAVAAQHQHQQQQQPATNFVYNVESGDKNAPPVQLLFQLPPNMAQQHQTQQQTVVGEPLTEQQQQQLHAEQAHLFQHRTGGQRPPTQSELEQVAQELLLQRSGQLPAGAPVVGVQALPLKQKHFNLQEQLLLHPPPHMQAPVSCVQHQVATQTHPASVVVPQPAVGQYTQFALQPPQQQQQLQQNELSIWPMGTPTPTPSSGVSATKSMPGGIAKKAIDKQSRKDRRCVMRQTPAGSQVNTNQHQQPQVATAQQQAQLQNQLAVATTVSVDKTIEIDSETESNHDTALTLACAGGHEELVELLINRGANIEHRDKKGFTPLILAATAGHDKVVDILLKHSAELEAQSERTKDTPLSLACSGGRYEVVELLLSVGANKEHRNVSDYTPLSLAASGGYVNIIKLLLSHGAEINSRTGSKLGISPLMLAAMNGHTPAVKLLLDQGSDINAQIETNRNTALTLACFQGRHEVVSLLLDRRANVEHRAKTGLTPLMEAASGGYIEVGRVLLDKGADVNAAPVPTSRDTALTIAADKGHQKFVELLLSRNASVEVKNKKGNSPLWLAAHGGHLSVVELLYDHNADIDSQDNRRVSCLMAAFRKGHTKIVKWMVQYVSQFPSDQEMIRFIGTISDKELIDKCYDCMKILRSAKEAQAVKANKNASILLEELDLERTREESRKAAAARRRERKKKKKMEKKEEKRRQQQGSGAGNGDDMQGDDDDGSDKDDDSDKDDEDEEAAPTTAREEGDSGIDQGSCSSGDTKNGRLGAAQAAEATSNSGSSNNQGKKSKKQPKNKSVAVVSEPVVATTTPVISSSTTSVLKGISVKKQPAVEVVKQQAPVATAPVKRQLEVKKEEPSVVKKKEEKSSSSSSTSNKREKENLAPKEVTLPAKQQPSNSSNSSKLQSSESASNISSSSTTNATTTRKEVAKPGSQTASSTSLNPSAKRSEVDGWKEVVRKSSTQQTTAVGASGAPLPAVATSSTTSVQHHPHHQHHHLANSSSNSSSSLGATGATSSASSVPEMTCKKVQVPVNAISRVIGRGGSNINAIRATTGAHIEVEKQGKNQSERCITIKGLTDATKQAHMLILALIKDPDVDILQMLPRINSSIKQANAPMTVGTWDNRTAAGAVNAYTFSSAASTTSTSSSSSASSTTTPAGAAAYSNAHKQPLQPVKAASGRSSATVKSNGSSSKVSSGAGASGGSSGSRRGGGGGGGGGYLSQQQPGRSSSNGVAKSKTESSTKSLPAAQKSSSTSLASKSSSTVAPGAQNFAKAAAIAQSSPKKAEGGAVSAMIGSAGGRSSGVVAPFGRGKPVAGQGAAANAAASNVAQLGSGSGSGSSNILAGPIGTFNVADVAAVNAAAAVKPIAPIAPPSKRVGSPIQAQQQQQQQQPQQQQQQQQPQQQQQPQQQPAQQATLPGSQPQQQPQQQAPQQQQQQQPQQQPPQPQTAQQNLVINTNLLNDLMAASAAGNTASDSFSAQLAAKLSSAYSLFSDYQQSQWGKLGDPGIGGGAGGAVGDGLPQADASKAPGYNRNILSSPVGSSKASSNHSTSPPVGNVIQQQQQQQQQQQQQQPPQSSQQALNIITSGGGGPGGAAAAPARSPMVEGNPAGGQPSINGTQGLGESSAPALHSPGVIKPPSSTVPIQRHVPMPEPGAPPTFGAIGSNPASGGGNSAAAQAAAAAAASAMIDRQQQNLQTLQNLQRMVGASQQQQQQQQQLNYPMDPSTSPYIVDGNNLLRLNPRASIYAQGNKQPPQQPPPQGGAQSNMFGGNPGRQQPPGAGARQPGGAAAQRWYGGALEYPSYTGRDMLHLENGGAGGMAGLGSPSAMSPNHDDIRKMPRPIGTERAASWKFNNFNVAASSLSIDDALASVLPPWAHEPKAQPPGLQQPPPPPQSQQQQQPLNWLKQQQPQQQQYRPYNNGPYPQQQQHEPMNMPMDYHNMQAPPNMNQQQQQHVNLMPSAYGYQHFVGAPGAVDISGHMPDKMEVWDHHDKHMPWTNYTTNWSN